TGGCCGGCGCCTTGGGGGCGGTGCAAGCGCTGGATCTGGCCCAGGCGTGTATCGAACTGGAAAGCCAGTTGGCCTGCGGCCGGCTCAACCCCGCGCTGGAGATGCGCATAAACCAGGTCAGCAGTAGACTTTCAGCCTTGCTCAGCGTGCAGCCATGAGCCTTTCTCACTTACAGAACCAGCATTACGGGCACCCCTTATGAAAACCTTCACTGTGGTTATTGCGGACGATCACCCCATCGTGCTCCTGGGGGTGCGAGAGCTCGTCGAGCGAGACGCGCGCTTTCAAGTGGTTGGCGAAGCGGTCTGTTCGGCGGGCCTCATCGGCTTGCTTGAACAGCAGCCCATCGACATCGTGATTACTGATTACAACATGCCCGGCGATTCACCCTACGGCGATGGTTTAAAACTGGTGGAATACCTTAAGCGGCATTTCCCCCAGGTGCAGATTCTGATCCTGACCATGATCTCCAATCATCTGATCCTGACCCGTCTACAAGAGATGGGCGTGGTGGGCGTCATCCAGAAAAGCCAGTTGCATACCGAAATCCAGGTGGCCCTCAAGTCAATTGCGCAACAGGCGTTATATCGCAGCCTGGAGCCGGCCAAGACTTCGGTTGTCGAGTCGATGACCGCGATCGATGAGCGCTTCTCGACTCTATCGCCGAAGGAATTCGAGATATTGCGTTTGTTTATTTCAGGCAGAAGTGTCAGTGATATAGCGCGCAGCCAGAATAGAAGCTCAAAGACTATCAGTGCGCAAAAAATTTCCGCCATGCGCAAACTTGAAGTTAGTAGTGATCAGGACTTGTTAGCTTATTGCCTGGCGCAAAATATCTTCAACTAGTCCGCGCTTTATCAAGTATTGCCGCCTTTAACTAATTCACCCCGCAGTGCTTTATAAGAATCGTCTTATTCTCTCTAAGGCACAGAATCACTATTGTTCGTTGGCAGTTTCAACCCCTCTCTACAACCAACACTAACGGACATCATCATGAAGAAGTTTTCCCTGGCCCTTATCG
The Pseudomonas hygromyciniae genome window above contains:
- a CDS encoding response regulator, which codes for MKTFTVVIADDHPIVLLGVRELVERDARFQVVGEAVCSAGLIGLLEQQPIDIVITDYNMPGDSPYGDGLKLVEYLKRHFPQVQILILTMISNHLILTRLQEMGVVGVIQKSQLHTEIQVALKSIAQQALYRSLEPAKTSVVESMTAIDERFSTLSPKEFEILRLFISGRSVSDIARSQNRSSKTISAQKISAMRKLEVSSDQDLLAYCLAQNIFN